A single genomic interval of Pyrus communis chromosome 5, drPyrComm1.1, whole genome shotgun sequence harbors:
- the LOC137734129 gene encoding serine/arginine-rich splicing factor RS40-like isoform X2, which yields MKPIFCGNFEYDARQNELERLFGRYGKVDRVDMKSGFAFIYMEDERDAEYAIRGLDRKEFGRKGRRLRVEWTKQERGARRPGASRRSSTNTRPSKTLFVINFDPYHTRTKDLERHFDSYGKIVSVRIRRNFAFVQYESQEDATRALEATNMSKLMDRVISVEYAVRDDDERGDGFSPDRRSRDRSPDRGRDRRRSPSPYKRERGSPDYGRGPSPGPYRRERGSPDYGRGASPYRRERVSSDYGRGRSPSPYRRDRSDHGRISSRSPRKERVSGDRARDRTRSPYGRERPGDDNGHGPSRSPYKRDRVSPENGPRRSPYKRERDGPRDSPENGRLPSSSPYKRERVSPEHGGGHSGSPYETERASPENGRVASPNSAPEARDSPNYGGPESPMNERYSSRSPQAEEE from the exons ATGAAGCCGATTTTTTGTGGGAATTTTGAATATGATGCTCGACAGAATGAATTGGAGCGGCTGTTTGGTAGATATGGGAAAGTTGATAGGGTCGATATGAAGTCTG GGTTTGCTTTCATCTATATGGAGGATGAGAGAGATGCTGAATATGCCATTAGGGGACTTGACCGAAAAGAATTTGGTCGAAAAGGACGCAGGCTTCGTGTTGAATGGACGAAG CAAGAACGTGGTGCTAGAAGACCTGGTGCATCAAGAAGATCTTCGACTAATACAAGACCTTCAAAGACCTTGTTTGTTATAAATTTTGATCCTTATCACACAAGGACCAAAGATTTGGAGAGGCATTTTGATTCATATGGGAAAATTGTCAGCGTAAGGATCAGAAGAAATTTTGCATTTGTTCAGTATGAGTCACAAGAGGATGCTACCAGGGCATTGGAAGCTACAAACATGAG CAAGCTGATGGATCGAGTTATATCGGTGGAATATGCAGTTCGTGATGACGATGAAAGAGGAGATGGATTTAGCCCTGACCGGAGAAGTCGTGATAGGTCTCCAGACAGAGGCCGTGATAGAAGAAGGTCCCCAAGCCCCTACAAAAGAGAGAGGGGTAGCCCTGATTATGGCCGAGGCCCTAGCCCTGGTCCCTACAGGAGAGAAAGGGGTAGTCCTGATTATGGACGTGGAGCAAGTCCTTATAGAAGGGAGAGAGTTAGTTCTGACTATGGCCGTGGGCGCAGCCCAAGTCCATATAGGAGGGACAGGTCTGATCATGGCCGCATCTCCAGTCGTAGTCCTAGAAAAGAGAGGGTGAGTGGTGACCGTGCTCGTGATCGTACCCGTAGTCCTTACGGAAGAGAGAGGCCTGGGGATGACAATGGCCATGGTCCCAGTCGTAGCCCATATAAGAGAGATAGGGTCAGTCCTGAAAATGGTCCCAGACGTAGTCCATATAAGAGAGAACGGGATGGTCCAAGGGATAGTCCTGAAAATGGCCGTCTCCCAAGCAGTAGTCCATATAAGAGAGAGAGGGTCAGTCCTGAACATGGTGGTGGCCACAGCGGTAGTCCTTATGAAACAGAGAGGGCCAGCCCGGAAAATGGTCGTGTTGCAAGCCCAAATTCTGCGCCTGAAGCTAGGGATAGCCCCAACTATGGCGGGCCTGAAAGCCCCATGAATGAGAGATATAGCAG CCGTTCACCGCAAGCTGAGGAGGAATGA
- the LOC137735654 gene encoding protein DETOXIFICATION 49-like: MCKVTSPLCCNGNTDHHYLVSIKDSEDPKTLTSPLISKTITSQPEQVPNLQFNPHKESHFSLALKEANSIAVIAFPMILTGLLLYSRSIISMLFLGRLGELALAGGSLAVGFANITGYSILSGLAMGMEPICGQAFGARKHTLLGLSLQRTVLLLLFTSLPISLLWLNMKKILLICGQDEAIAAEAQLYLLCSLPDLLAQSFLHPLRIYLRSQSITLPLSLCATLAIILHIPINYFLVSHLDLGIKGVALSGVWSNFNLVASLIVYIIVSGVYQKTWGGISMECFREWRTLLNLAVPSCISVCLEWWWYEIMILLCGLLINPRATVASMGVLIQTTALIYIFPSSLSFSVSTRVGNEIGANNPKKAKLAAIVGLCCSFVLGLSALVFATMVRNIWASMFTQDKEIVALTSMVLPIIGLCELGNCPQTTGCGVLRGTARPKVGANINLGCFYLVGMPVAVGLGFFLGFDFQGLWLGLLAAEGSCALTMLVVLGRTDWELEARKAKELTGAAAAKVAVGDSEGVEEDKPSKAEIKEDCLCLLGELNYENNNYNNSSHV, from the coding sequence ATGTGCAAAGTGACGTCTCCTCTCTGCTGCAATGGCAACACAGACCACCATTACCTTGTCTCCATCAAAGACTCGGAGGaccccaaaaccctaacttCCCCATTGATCTCCAAAACCATAACATCCCAACCAGAACAAGTACCGAATTTACAGTTCAATCCCCACAAAGAATCCCATTTTTCTTTGGCTTTAAAAGAAGCCAACTCCATAGCTGTCATAGCTTTCCCAATGATACTTACCGGCCTGTTGCTTTACTCAAGGTCAATCATCTCCATGCTCTTCCTCGGCCGCCTTGGCGAGCTTGCCTTAGCGGGCGGGTCCCTTGCTGTGGGCTTCGCCAACATCACCGGTTACTCCATACTCTCCGGCCTCGCCATGGGAATGGAACCTATCTGCGGCCAAGCTTTTGGCGCCAGAAAACACACTCTGCTCGGCCTCTCTTTGCAGAGGACGGTCCTCCTCTTACTATTTACATCCTTACCCATTTCTCTTCTCTGGCTGAACATGAAGAAAATCCTCCTTATCTGCGGCCAGGACGAAGCGATCGCTGCCGAAGCTCAGTTGTACCTCCTCTGTTCTCTCCCTGATCTTCTCGCTCAATCTTTTCTCCACCCTCTGAGAATTTACCTCAGAAGTCAATCCATCACTCTGCCTCTCTCATTGTGTGCAACTCTGGCGATCATCCTTCACATTCCCATAAACTATTTTCTCGTTTCGCACCTCGATTTGGGAATCAAAGGTGTTGCTCTTAGTGGGGTTTGGTCTAACTTCAACCTCGTAGCTTCCCTGATCGTATACATCATCGTCTCTGGGGTCTACCAAAAAACCTGGGGAGGGATATCAATGGAGTGTTTCAGAGAATGGAGAACTCTTCTAAATTTAGCAGTGCCCAGCTGCATTTCTGTGTGTTTAGAATGGTGGTGGTATGAGATCATGATCTTGCTCTGTGGATTGTTAATAAATCCGAGAGCCACCGTTGCTTCAATGGGAGTTTTAATTCAAACGACCGCCTTAATCTACATATTTCCTTCTTCCTTAAGCTTCAGTGTGTCCACCAGAGTCGGCAATGAAATCGGCGCCAACAACCCGAAAAAAGCGAAACTAGCAGCCATTGTAGGGCTCTGCTGCAGCTTTGTGCTAGGCCTTTCAGCTCTAGTGTTTGCAACGATGGTGAGGAACATTTGGGCAAGCATGTTCACACAAGATAAAGAGATTGTAGCGTTGACATCGATGGTATTGCCGATAATCGGGCTCTGCGAGCTCGGAAACTGCCCGCAGACGACGGGGTGCGGAGTTCTGAGAGGCACTGCGAGGCCGAAAGTGGGAGCTAATATAAACTTGGGGTGCTTTTATCTTGTCGGAATGCCGGTGGCCGTGGGGTTGGGATTCTTTCTTGGGTTTGATTTTCAGGGGCTGTGGCTCGGCCTCTTGGCGGCGGAAGGCAGCTGCGCTTTAACCATGTTGGTGGTTTTGGGTCGTACTGATTGGGAGCTTGAAGCTCGGAAAGCCAAAGAGCTGACCGGTGCTGCTGCTGCTAAGGTGGCAGTTGGTGACAGCGAAGGTGTTGAGGAGGACAAGCCAAGCAAAGCTGAAATCAAGGAAGATTGTCTATGTTTATTAGGCGAGTTAAATTacgaaaataataattataataatagcTCACATGTTTAG
- the LOC137734522 gene encoding putative two-component response regulator ARR21 — protein MDATDSAEFRQSSSNSKPSFADTINILVVDDDATTLTIVSAMLKTWNYKVVPVKNPIDALATLREQKGAFDVVVTDLHMPEMDGFELQKHVRDEFKLPVIMMSADDNESVILKSLEGGVAYYIVKPVSKDDIKNVWQYAVAAKKGKSVVIGEIEGAPREAPGEVDDGSNSEISSDTNEEQHKKKAEVKTKKAKKRGREDDNEERMLAPKKPKVVWINSLHYQFLLAIRHIGLDRAVPKNILEFMNVPGLTRANVASHLQKYRIFLKRVAEKARLSKCLSERVFRSSFAVGHPGLVFNSTEAGDQYSLYLKLQQQMGASPINASVFQPSSVGIDGNTINLLGLIQCPNYQQSSRSSNTMRSVTQLIGSGQSRLLNPITQANLLRHQPWVGNVNHQLLSQVSRRPGDFGKQQLMNNHGSSGGMSSNSADITGLTTNNILASNLIQMFPQVKQQGIFTNNNPFSYNLGTSGIQNNFTNQQLIGNFSGTHPNCRSEILGKLNNLNGTGRLSSNGFNFNNEIINGLTNGVRNVSLSGTTAPMATLGGSSSSSSSAGFETSTTTSSAYQFLKVFNKNKEDQQQNVSVLPPPAENNDNNSTTAPTLVNKNSMSPEQELDKTLDDLMISNLFMDQHNNYQPSSSQQKGGDQDQLPPDFSSFLYPVEVPDATPNQMNPSAADQGPDTAVNKVSNPSANQGLGTAVNKVSDPSADQVPNSNSSGTYRVKENAPNEQSWSQVPNPNSSGPYHVEENAPNEQSWSQQQGGDQQVLNPEFRGNVFDPEDYNMLSETPLPFPDCDHDFLNALLGDGL, from the exons TTGTCCCTGTTAAGAATCCTATAGATGCTTTGGCTACCCTTCGAGAGCAGAAAGGCGCATTTGATGTTGTTGTTACCGACCTCCATATGCCTGAGATGGATGGATTTGAATTGCAAAAGCATGTTCGTGACGAGTTTAAGCTACCTGTTATTA TGATGTCCGCAGATGACAACGAGAGTGTGATACTAAAGAGTTTAGAGGGTGGAGTTGCTTACTATATAGTAAAGCCTGTGAGCAAAGATGACATTAAAAATGTGTGGCAGTATGCTGTGGCGGCTAAGAAAGGTAAATCTGTTGTCATAGGGGAAATAGAAGGTGCTCCAAGAGAAGCACCTGGTGAGGTCGACGATGGAAGTAACTCTGAGATATCTTCAGATACTAATGAggaacaacataaaaaaaaggcCGAGGTAAAGACGAAGAAGGCAAAAAAAAGAGGTAGGGAAGACGATAATGAAGAACGCATGCTTGCACCAAAGAAGCCAAAAGTGGTTTGGATAAACTCACTTCACTATCAGTTTCTGTTGGCCATTAGACACATCGGCCTTGACA GGGCAGTGCCAAAGAATATTCTCGAGTTCATGAATGTACCAGGCTTAACCAGGGCAAATGTAGCTAGTCATTTGCag AAGTATCGCATCTTTTTGAAACGAGTTGCTGAGAAAGCTAGACTTTCCAAGTGCTTGTCTGAGAGGGTGTTCAGGTCAAGCTTTGCAGTTGGCCATCCAGGACTGGTCTTCAACAGTACGGAAGCAGGAGACCAATACTCGCTGTACCTGAAATTACAACAGCAAATGGGAGCATCCCCAATCAATGCCTCTGTATTTCAACCATCCTCAGTTGGGATTGATGGAAATACCATTAATCTCCTTGGCTTGATCCAATGCCCTAATTATCAGCAATCTTCAAGAAGCAGCAACACCATGAGATCCGTGACTCAACTTATCGGTTCGGGGCAGTCTCGTCTGCTGAACCCTATTACTCAAGCTAATCTTCTCCGCCACCAACCATGGGTTGGAAATGTGAATCATCAGCTACTTTCTCAAGTAAGTCGCCGCCCAGGGGATTTTGGAAAGCAACAACTGATGAACAATCATGGATCAAGTGGAGGCATGTCTTCTAATTCTGCCGATATTACTGGACTTACCACCAATAATATTCTTGCAAGTAATTTGATCCAAATGTTCCCACAAGTAAAGCAGCAGGGAATTTTCACCAATAACAACCCATTCAGCTACAACCTTGGCACATCTGGAATTCAGAACAATTTTACTAATCAGCAGCTGATTGGTAACTTTTCTGGAACCCACCCTAATTGCAGATCTGAGATATTGGGAAAACTCAATAATCTCAATGGGACTGGTAGACTTTCATCAAATGGGTTTAACTTCAACAATGAGATTATCAATGGCTTGACCAATGGGGTTCGAAACGTGAGTCTGAGTGGTACTACTGCACCAATGGCTACCTTAGGAGGTTCTTCGTCATCGTCGTCTTCTGCTGGGTTTGAGACTAGCACTACTACTTCTAGTGCATATCAGTTTCTAAAAGTTTTCAATAAGAACAAAGAAGATCAGCAGCAAAATGTTTCTGTGTTGCCACCCCCAGCTGAGAATAACGATAATAATAGTACTACTGCTCCTACATTGGTCAACAAGAATAGTATGTCTCCTGAACAAGAACTGGACAAAACTCTTGATGATTTGATGATTAGTAATCTTTTCATGGACCAGCATAACAACTATCAACCTTCTTCTTCTCAG CAAAAAGGTGGAGATCAAGATCAACTTCCTCCCGACTTCTCAAGTTTCTTGTATCCAGTTGAAGTGCCAGACGCTACTCCGAATCAAATGAACCCTAGTGCTGCAGACCAAGGTCCGGACACTGCTGTAAACAAAGTTTCCAACCCTTCTGCGAACCAAGGTCTGGGCACTGCTGTAAACAAAGTTTCCGACCCTTCTGCAGACCAGGTTCCAAACTCTAACTCTTCTGGCACATACCGTGTCAAAGAAAATGCACCTAATGAACAATCTTGGAGCCAG GTTCCAAACCCTAACTCTTCTGGCCCATACCATGTTGAAGAAAACGCACCTAATGAACAATCTTGGAGCCAG CAGCAGGGAGGTGATCAACAAGTCCTCAACCCCGAATTCAGAGGCAACGTCTTTGACCCAGAGGACTATAACATGTTATCTGAGACACCACTCCCTTTTCCG GATTGTGACCATGATTTCCTGAATGCCCTACTGGGTGATGGTCTTTAA
- the LOC137734129 gene encoding serine/arginine-rich splicing factor RS40-like isoform X3 yields the protein MEDERDAEYAIRGLDRKEFGRKGRRLRVEWTKVANQERGARRPGASRRSSTNTRPSKTLFVINFDPYHTRTKDLERHFDSYGKIVSVRIRRNFAFVQYESQEDATRALEATNMSKLMDRVISVEYAVRDDDERGDGFSPDRRSRDRSPDRGRDRRRSPSPYKRERGSPDYGRGPSPGPYRRERGSPDYGRGASPYRRERVSSDYGRGRSPSPYRRDRSDHGRISSRSPRKERVSGDRARDRTRSPYGRERPGDDNGHGPSRSPYKRDRVSPENGPRRSPYKRERDGPRDSPENGRLPSSSPYKRERVSPEHGGGHSGSPYETERASPENGRVASPNSAPEARDSPNYGGPESPMNERYSSRSPQAEEE from the exons ATGGAGGATGAGAGAGATGCTGAATATGCCATTAGGGGACTTGACCGAAAAGAATTTGGTCGAAAAGGACGCAGGCTTCGTGTTGAATGGACGAAGGTAGCAAAT CAAGAACGTGGTGCTAGAAGACCTGGTGCATCAAGAAGATCTTCGACTAATACAAGACCTTCAAAGACCTTGTTTGTTATAAATTTTGATCCTTATCACACAAGGACCAAAGATTTGGAGAGGCATTTTGATTCATATGGGAAAATTGTCAGCGTAAGGATCAGAAGAAATTTTGCATTTGTTCAGTATGAGTCACAAGAGGATGCTACCAGGGCATTGGAAGCTACAAACATGAG CAAGCTGATGGATCGAGTTATATCGGTGGAATATGCAGTTCGTGATGACGATGAAAGAGGAGATGGATTTAGCCCTGACCGGAGAAGTCGTGATAGGTCTCCAGACAGAGGCCGTGATAGAAGAAGGTCCCCAAGCCCCTACAAAAGAGAGAGGGGTAGCCCTGATTATGGCCGAGGCCCTAGCCCTGGTCCCTACAGGAGAGAAAGGGGTAGTCCTGATTATGGACGTGGAGCAAGTCCTTATAGAAGGGAGAGAGTTAGTTCTGACTATGGCCGTGGGCGCAGCCCAAGTCCATATAGGAGGGACAGGTCTGATCATGGCCGCATCTCCAGTCGTAGTCCTAGAAAAGAGAGGGTGAGTGGTGACCGTGCTCGTGATCGTACCCGTAGTCCTTACGGAAGAGAGAGGCCTGGGGATGACAATGGCCATGGTCCCAGTCGTAGCCCATATAAGAGAGATAGGGTCAGTCCTGAAAATGGTCCCAGACGTAGTCCATATAAGAGAGAACGGGATGGTCCAAGGGATAGTCCTGAAAATGGCCGTCTCCCAAGCAGTAGTCCATATAAGAGAGAGAGGGTCAGTCCTGAACATGGTGGTGGCCACAGCGGTAGTCCTTATGAAACAGAGAGGGCCAGCCCGGAAAATGGTCGTGTTGCAAGCCCAAATTCTGCGCCTGAAGCTAGGGATAGCCCCAACTATGGCGGGCCTGAAAGCCCCATGAATGAGAGATATAGCAG CCGTTCACCGCAAGCTGAGGAGGAATGA
- the LOC137734129 gene encoding serine/arginine-rich splicing factor RS40-like isoform X1, translated as MKPIFCGNFEYDARQNELERLFGRYGKVDRVDMKSGFAFIYMEDERDAEYAIRGLDRKEFGRKGRRLRVEWTKVANQERGARRPGASRRSSTNTRPSKTLFVINFDPYHTRTKDLERHFDSYGKIVSVRIRRNFAFVQYESQEDATRALEATNMSKLMDRVISVEYAVRDDDERGDGFSPDRRSRDRSPDRGRDRRRSPSPYKRERGSPDYGRGPSPGPYRRERGSPDYGRGASPYRRERVSSDYGRGRSPSPYRRDRSDHGRISSRSPRKERVSGDRARDRTRSPYGRERPGDDNGHGPSRSPYKRDRVSPENGPRRSPYKRERDGPRDSPENGRLPSSSPYKRERVSPEHGGGHSGSPYETERASPENGRVASPNSAPEARDSPNYGGPESPMNERYSSRSPQAEEE; from the exons ATGAAGCCGATTTTTTGTGGGAATTTTGAATATGATGCTCGACAGAATGAATTGGAGCGGCTGTTTGGTAGATATGGGAAAGTTGATAGGGTCGATATGAAGTCTG GGTTTGCTTTCATCTATATGGAGGATGAGAGAGATGCTGAATATGCCATTAGGGGACTTGACCGAAAAGAATTTGGTCGAAAAGGACGCAGGCTTCGTGTTGAATGGACGAAGGTAGCAAAT CAAGAACGTGGTGCTAGAAGACCTGGTGCATCAAGAAGATCTTCGACTAATACAAGACCTTCAAAGACCTTGTTTGTTATAAATTTTGATCCTTATCACACAAGGACCAAAGATTTGGAGAGGCATTTTGATTCATATGGGAAAATTGTCAGCGTAAGGATCAGAAGAAATTTTGCATTTGTTCAGTATGAGTCACAAGAGGATGCTACCAGGGCATTGGAAGCTACAAACATGAG CAAGCTGATGGATCGAGTTATATCGGTGGAATATGCAGTTCGTGATGACGATGAAAGAGGAGATGGATTTAGCCCTGACCGGAGAAGTCGTGATAGGTCTCCAGACAGAGGCCGTGATAGAAGAAGGTCCCCAAGCCCCTACAAAAGAGAGAGGGGTAGCCCTGATTATGGCCGAGGCCCTAGCCCTGGTCCCTACAGGAGAGAAAGGGGTAGTCCTGATTATGGACGTGGAGCAAGTCCTTATAGAAGGGAGAGAGTTAGTTCTGACTATGGCCGTGGGCGCAGCCCAAGTCCATATAGGAGGGACAGGTCTGATCATGGCCGCATCTCCAGTCGTAGTCCTAGAAAAGAGAGGGTGAGTGGTGACCGTGCTCGTGATCGTACCCGTAGTCCTTACGGAAGAGAGAGGCCTGGGGATGACAATGGCCATGGTCCCAGTCGTAGCCCATATAAGAGAGATAGGGTCAGTCCTGAAAATGGTCCCAGACGTAGTCCATATAAGAGAGAACGGGATGGTCCAAGGGATAGTCCTGAAAATGGCCGTCTCCCAAGCAGTAGTCCATATAAGAGAGAGAGGGTCAGTCCTGAACATGGTGGTGGCCACAGCGGTAGTCCTTATGAAACAGAGAGGGCCAGCCCGGAAAATGGTCGTGTTGCAAGCCCAAATTCTGCGCCTGAAGCTAGGGATAGCCCCAACTATGGCGGGCCTGAAAGCCCCATGAATGAGAGATATAGCAG CCGTTCACCGCAAGCTGAGGAGGAATGA
- the LOC137734129 gene encoding serine/arginine-rich splicing factor RS40-like isoform X4: protein MEDERDAEYAIRGLDRKEFGRKGRRLRVEWTKQERGARRPGASRRSSTNTRPSKTLFVINFDPYHTRTKDLERHFDSYGKIVSVRIRRNFAFVQYESQEDATRALEATNMSKLMDRVISVEYAVRDDDERGDGFSPDRRSRDRSPDRGRDRRRSPSPYKRERGSPDYGRGPSPGPYRRERGSPDYGRGASPYRRERVSSDYGRGRSPSPYRRDRSDHGRISSRSPRKERVSGDRARDRTRSPYGRERPGDDNGHGPSRSPYKRDRVSPENGPRRSPYKRERDGPRDSPENGRLPSSSPYKRERVSPEHGGGHSGSPYETERASPENGRVASPNSAPEARDSPNYGGPESPMNERYSSRSPQAEEE from the exons ATGGAGGATGAGAGAGATGCTGAATATGCCATTAGGGGACTTGACCGAAAAGAATTTGGTCGAAAAGGACGCAGGCTTCGTGTTGAATGGACGAAG CAAGAACGTGGTGCTAGAAGACCTGGTGCATCAAGAAGATCTTCGACTAATACAAGACCTTCAAAGACCTTGTTTGTTATAAATTTTGATCCTTATCACACAAGGACCAAAGATTTGGAGAGGCATTTTGATTCATATGGGAAAATTGTCAGCGTAAGGATCAGAAGAAATTTTGCATTTGTTCAGTATGAGTCACAAGAGGATGCTACCAGGGCATTGGAAGCTACAAACATGAG CAAGCTGATGGATCGAGTTATATCGGTGGAATATGCAGTTCGTGATGACGATGAAAGAGGAGATGGATTTAGCCCTGACCGGAGAAGTCGTGATAGGTCTCCAGACAGAGGCCGTGATAGAAGAAGGTCCCCAAGCCCCTACAAAAGAGAGAGGGGTAGCCCTGATTATGGCCGAGGCCCTAGCCCTGGTCCCTACAGGAGAGAAAGGGGTAGTCCTGATTATGGACGTGGAGCAAGTCCTTATAGAAGGGAGAGAGTTAGTTCTGACTATGGCCGTGGGCGCAGCCCAAGTCCATATAGGAGGGACAGGTCTGATCATGGCCGCATCTCCAGTCGTAGTCCTAGAAAAGAGAGGGTGAGTGGTGACCGTGCTCGTGATCGTACCCGTAGTCCTTACGGAAGAGAGAGGCCTGGGGATGACAATGGCCATGGTCCCAGTCGTAGCCCATATAAGAGAGATAGGGTCAGTCCTGAAAATGGTCCCAGACGTAGTCCATATAAGAGAGAACGGGATGGTCCAAGGGATAGTCCTGAAAATGGCCGTCTCCCAAGCAGTAGTCCATATAAGAGAGAGAGGGTCAGTCCTGAACATGGTGGTGGCCACAGCGGTAGTCCTTATGAAACAGAGAGGGCCAGCCCGGAAAATGGTCGTGTTGCAAGCCCAAATTCTGCGCCTGAAGCTAGGGATAGCCCCAACTATGGCGGGCCTGAAAGCCCCATGAATGAGAGATATAGCAG CCGTTCACCGCAAGCTGAGGAGGAATGA
- the LOC137734523 gene encoding LOB domain-containing protein 24-like yields the protein MISDRCAACKYLRRRCPSDCIFSSYFPPNNPQRFASVHRIYGASNVSKMLQVLPDHLRAKAVEILCYEAKCRIQDSVYGCVKTIFQLHQEIHNAKCQLAKTRVEIALTNSRRGGGGQENQVNQMQEVQSNLNFFPDQTHVEATQFGSSSKAPWFS from the exons ATGATATCTGATCGTTGTGCAGCTTGCAAGTATCTGAGAAGAAGATGTCCTTCCGATTGCATCTTCTCTTCGTATTTTCCTCCAAATAATCCTCAAAGATTTGCTTCTGTTCATAGGATCTATGGTGCCAGCAATGTTTCCAAAATGCTCCAGGTAC TACCAGACCATCTGAGAGCTAAAGCAGTAGAGATTTTGTGTTATGAAGCTAAATGTAGAATACAAGATTCAGTTTATGGTTGTGTTAAGACTATTTTTCAATTGCATCAAGAAATTCACAACGCAAAATGCCAATTAGCTAAAACACGAGTTGAGATCGCCCTCACAAACTCTcgcagaggaggaggaggacaagAAAATCAAGTGAATCAAATGCAAGAAGTTCAGTCCAACTTAAATTTCTTTCCGGACCAAACCCATGTTGAGGCAACCCAATTTGGTTCTTCCTCCAAAGCTCCTTGGTTCAGTTGA